A DNA window from Carassius gibelio isolate Cgi1373 ecotype wild population from Czech Republic chromosome A6, carGib1.2-hapl.c, whole genome shotgun sequence contains the following coding sequences:
- the LOC128015179 gene encoding coiled-coil domain-containing protein 122 isoform X2, translated as MLTALQCDVEQLQRSVLRLDAQIHSVLLENLELRNCTEEHQERRRSQQTEFSSHRSRMRDYRTAVCLQDSRAHLHQELQQKQQEASGLRHTLDELKTDLQKPDASAVRQTQKDIDLLQASIRAARQTVLERKAHLENQQRTQTQLRREIEIQERRCEAILKRLRSQLKKAQSGHRQLRSDITHLQTQLDELRGQLDAS; from the exons ATGCTCACTGCTCTTCAGTGTGATGTGGAGCAGCTTCAGCGCAGCGTCCTCCGTCTGGACGCACAGATCCACAGCGTCCTGCTGGAGAACCTGGAGCTCAGAAACTGTACGGAGGAGCATCAGGAGCGCCGGCGCTCACAGCAGACAGAGTTCAGCTCGCACCGCAGCCGTATGAGAGACTACAGGACGGCCGTGTGTCTGCAGGACAGCCGAGCACATCTCCATCAGGAGCTCCAGCAGAAGCAGCAGGAGGCGTCTGGACTCAGACACACGCTGGACGAGCTGAAGACAGACCTCCAGAAACCAGACGCTAGTGCTGTCCGTCAGACGCAg AAGGACATCGACCTTCTCCAGGCCAGTATCCGTGCAGCGAGACAGACTGTGCTGGAGAGAAAAGCTCATCTGGAGAACCAACAGCGGACACAGACACAGCTGAGGAGAGAGATCGAG ATTCAGGAGCGCAGATGCGAGGCCATCCTGAAGCGGCTGCGCAGTCAGCTGAAGAAAGCTCAGTCTGGACACCGTCAGCTGCGCAGTGACATCACACACCTGCAGACGCAGCTGGACGAGCTCAGGGGTCAGCTGGACGCCTCCTAA
- the LOC128016092 gene encoding tumor necrosis factor ligand superfamily member 11 yields MDAWNVRVLAAVTVIGFIQFVSTVTLLLHFTGHITQIDSVTALKNHSEAVVKESLLSERFTDDEEKNRRQSSPAAHLPIKPSRHTPRDAHATVLHWNPDQGHLSHLGYRHGRILVQKPGLYYIYAKTCFRHYESLETDAGSGPGSSLTAVQLIQYIHQERFSRSTASSSSVLMKTGSTRVWRRGGYHMCCQQQGGVFSLRPGDALYVSVSNSWMLDPEAEGSFFGAFRISK; encoded by the exons ATGGACGCGTGGAACGTGCGCGTGCTCGCGGCAGTGACAGTGATCGGATTCATTCAGTTCGTGTCCACTGTGACTCTCCTGCTGCACTTCACTGGACACATCACACAG ATAGATTCAGTCACAGCGCTGAAGAACCACTCTGAG GCGGTGGTTAAAGAGTCTCTCCTGAGTGAGAGATTCACAGATGACGAAGAGAAGAACCGCAGACAGTCGTCACCAGCAGCGCACCTGCCCATCAAACCATCCAGACACACGCCAA GAGATGCTCATGCCACGGTCCTCCACTGGAACCCTGACCAGGGTCATCTCTCGCACTTGGGTTATCGCCATGGACGGATTCTTGTCCAGAAACCGGGGTTGTACTACATATACGCCAAAACCTGTTTCCGTCACTATGAGAGCCTGGAGACGGACGCTGGATCTGGTCCGGGATCTTCTCTCACCGCTGTGCAGCTCATCCAGTACATTCATCAGGAGCGCTTCTCTCGGAGCACGGCGTCCAGCTCGTCGGTGCTGATGAAGACGGGCAGCACACGCGTGTGGAGGAGAGGAGGCTATCACATGTGCTGTCAGCAGCAGGGCGGCGTGTTCTCACTGCGGCCCGGAGACGCTCTGTACGTCAGCGTGTCCAACTCCTGGATGCTGGACCCCGAGGCTGAAGGAAGCTTCTTTGGGGCTTTCAGGATCAGCAAATGA
- the LOC128016093 gene encoding SLAIN motif-containing protein 1 isoform X1: protein MEAAVLKPRMMADARVEREVQKLQELVRKLERQNEQLRTRANIVPPSPACLRATSRCIPSPAPSLACQYFPPDDPFPYFQPHSAADDEDDEEDEEDELMLLELERVSPSGESEETWLYESPRSHLWSGAGLDALQWTRHVLDQLRPELDAGRHSLGQRLESVSRWRSGFSSPALPRARVVGVSPLCTSSPSKPCAPLPSSTSCERAGRSVRRGVDGDVSEPDRDSVTPGYRLQDLTDVQVMARLQEESLRQDYASSSSSSSSSSVNRRSASFSFQFGQRGDLHLNEEEEDEDEDYGQLPPPQPRLSRAGALPHSQTFSSLRDWTRSSTPRSSAAPQTQMQTQTQTGLRSSSDKLRRSMPNLLVSAALSPVSSSPALRSSQSFESSGSLTVTRLQSSIPAPAPLQNRVQSLGSFSSRQPLKATAYVSPTIKSSSVSLQSLSVSEIPKSPVSQVLSRSGLPRPASFIASSSSSRSRLTAPVRSLLTPPRSWREGCF, encoded by the exons ATGGAGGCGGCGGTGCTGAAGCCGCGGATGATGGCGGATGCTCGCGTGGAGCGGGAGGTGCAGAAGCTGCAGGAGCTCGTGCGGAAACTGGAGCGGCAGAACGAGCAGCTGCGGACGCGCGCGAACATCGTTCCGCCCTCACCGGCGTGCTTGCGCGCGACCTCCCGCTGCATCCCGAGCCCGGCGCCGAGCCTCGCGTGCCAGTATTTCCCGCCGGACGATCCGTTCCCGTATTTCCAGCCGCATTCCGCCGCGGATGACGAggatgatgaagaagatgaagagGACGAGCTGATGCTGCTGGAGCTGGAGCGCGTGAGTCCGAGCGGAGAGTCTGAAGAGACCTG GCTCTACGAGTCTCCCAGGTCTCATCTGTGGTCCGGCGCCGGGCTGGACGCTCTGCAGTGGACTCGACATGTTCTGGATCAGCTGCGGCCCGAGCTGGACGCTGGACGACACTCGCTCGGCCAAAGACTGGAGTCTG TCAGTAGATGGAGGTCAGGCTTCTCCTCTCCTGCTCTTCCTCGTGCTCGTGTGGTTGGAGTTTCTCCTCTCTGCACCTCCTCTCCCTCCAAACCCTGTGCTCCCCTTCCCAGCAGCACCTCCTGTGAGAgagcag GACGCAGCGTCCGGCGCGGTGTGGACGGTGATGTGAGCGAGCCGGACCGTGACTCTGTGACTCCCGGTTACCGTCTGCAGGACCTCACGGACGTCCAGGTGATGGCCCGACTGCAGGAGGAGA GTTTGCGTCAGGACtacgcctcttcctcctcctcttcctcttcttcttctgtgaACCGTCGCAGTGCCAGCTTCTCCTTCCAGTTTGGCCAGCGTGGTGATTTGCACCTaaacgaggaggaggaggatgaggatgaagattACGGTCAGTTACCGCCGCCGCAGCCGCGTCTGAGTCGAGCCGGAGCTCTGCCGCATTCACAGACCTTCAGCAGCCTCAGAGACTGGACACGCAGCAGCACGCCTCGCTCCAGCGCAGCCCCGCAGACGCAGATGCAGACGCAGACGCAGACGGGCCTCCGGAGCAGCTCAG ATAAGCTGAGGAGGAGTATGCCGAACCTGCTGGTGTCTGCGGCTCTGAGTCCGGTGTCGTCGAGTCCAGCGCTGAGGAGCAGCCAGAGCTTCGAGTCGTCCGGTTCTCTGACCGTGACTCGTCTCCAGAGCAGCA tccctgctccagcgccgctgcaGAACCGCGTGCAGAGCCTCGGGAGCTTCTCGTCCCGTCAGCCGCTCAAAGCCACCGCATACGTCAGCCCCACCATCAAGAGCTCCTCGGTCAGCTTACAGAGTCTGTCGGTCAGCGAGATCCCTAAATCGCCCGTGTCTCAGGTCCTGTCCCGCAGCGGTCTCCCGCGGCCCGCGTCCTTCATCGCCAGCAGCTCCAGCTCTCGCAGCAGACTGACCGCACCTGTGCGCAG tctgcTGACTCCCCCCAGGAGCTGGCGCGAGGGCTGTTTCTGA
- the mtrf1 gene encoding peptide chain release factor 1, mitochondrial: MVSSRLTREMAALWRLAPRLLTLRICRSIGHKTDELLKNELVQRHIKRVIDEQKCISSRLESGQVPESDRRGLNLRLVEASKIVKAFEKTQLAFRELTEIQTLIHNTRAEDQQMLLLLREEHEELIRRTEKLNKELIETLVPADDLDSRSVILEVAAGRTTGGDICQQFTREIFDMYQGFASYKHWDFELFNYTPADYGGVHHAAVRISGGSVYRWLKFEGGTHRVQRIPEVGLSSRMQRIHTGTMTVIVLPQPRDVDIHIASKDLRIDTFRSRGAGGQSVNTTDSAVRIVHLPTGTVAECQQFRSQLQNRDTAMRVLRARLYQSIMGRQTAQRHAARRQQVGTRSQSERIRTYNFSQDRVTDHRIAHVTRDIKEFMRGGEALEEVLRLLQENHEREALLKLVQNIS; the protein is encoded by the exons ATGGTCAGTTCGCGGCTAACACGAGAGATGGCGGCTCTGTGGCGGCTCGCGCCTCGCCTTCTGACCCTGAGGATCTGCAGATCAATCGGGCACAAGACCGACGAGCTCCTGAAGAACGAGTTGGTTCAGAGACACATTAAACGTGTGATCGACGAGCAGAAGTGTATTTCTAGTCGTTTAGAGAGCGGACAGGTGCCAGAGTCTGACAGGAGAGGGTTAAACCTGCGGCTAGTCGAAGCGTCGAAGATTGTCAAAGCGTTTGAGAAAACTCAACTAGCCTTCAGAGAGCTGACCGAGATACAGACTCTCATTCACA ACACCAGAGCTGAAGACCAGCAGATGCTTTTGCTGCTCCGAGAGGAACATGAAGAGCTGATCAGAAGAACAGAGAAGCTGAACAAGGAG CTGATAGAGACGCTGGTTCCTGCTGATGATCTCGACAGCAGAAGCGTCATCCTGGAGGTGGCAGCGGGACGTACCACCGGAG GAGACATCTGCCAGCAGTTCACCAGAGAGATATTTGACATGTACCAGGGCTTTGCCTCCTACAAACACTGGGACTTTGAGCTCTTCAATTACACTCCGGCAGATTACG GTGGTGTCCATCACGCGGCCGTGAGGATCTCCGGAGGGTCTGTGTACCGCTGGCTGAAGTTCGAGGGCGGGACACACCGAGTGCAGAGGATTCCTGAAGTGGGTCTGTCGTCACGCATGCAGCGCATTCACACGGGAACCATGACGGTCATAGTGCTGCCGCAGCCTCGTGAT GTGGACATTCACATCGCATCGAAAGACCTGCGCATCGACACCTTCAGATCACGCGGTGCAGGTGGTCAGAGCGTCAACACCACAGACAGCGCTGTCCGCATAGTTCACCTGCCCACAG GAACAGTAGCTGAATGTCAGCAGTTTCGCTCTCAGCTGCAGAACCGTGACACAGCGATGCGTGTGCTCCGAGCCCGACTGTACCAGAGCATCATGGGACGGCAGACTGCGCAGAGGCATGCCGCACGTAGACAACAG GTTGGTACTCGATCTCAGTCAGAGAGAATTCGGACTTATAACTTCAGTCAGGATCGTGTGACGGACCACAGGATTGCTCATGTGACTCGTGACATCAAG gagtTCATGAGGGGAGGCGAGGCTCTGGAGGAGGTGCTCAGACTCCTGCAGGAGAACCATGAGAGAGAAGCTCTGCTGAAACTGGTGCAGAACATCAGCTGA
- the LOC128015179 gene encoding uncharacterized protein LOC128015179 isoform X1 — protein MLTALQCDVEQLQRSVLRLDAQIHSVLLENLELRNCTEEHQERRRSQQTEFSSHRSRMRDYRTAVCLQDSRAHLHQELQQKQQEASGLRHTLDELKTDLQKPDASAVRQTQVSLSLSLLRDSHADRITDLMCVLIPTEGHRPSPGQYPCSETDCAGEKSSSGEPTADTDTAEERDRDSGAQMRGHPEAAAQSAEESSVWTPSAAQ, from the exons ATGCTCACTGCTCTTCAGTGTGATGTGGAGCAGCTTCAGCGCAGCGTCCTCCGTCTGGACGCACAGATCCACAGCGTCCTGCTGGAGAACCTGGAGCTCAGAAACTGTACGGAGGAGCATCAGGAGCGCCGGCGCTCACAGCAGACAGAGTTCAGCTCGCACCGCAGCCGTATGAGAGACTACAGGACGGCCGTGTGTCTGCAGGACAGCCGAGCACATCTCCATCAGGAGCTCCAGCAGAAGCAGCAGGAGGCGTCTGGACTCAGACACACGCTGGACGAGCTGAAGACAGACCTCCAGAAACCAGACGCTAGTGCTGTCCGTCAGACGCAggtctcgctctcgctctcgctGCTGAGAGACTCACACGCTGACCGCATCACTGACCTCATGTGTGTTCTGATCCCTACAGAAGGACATCGACCTTCTCCAGGCCAGTATCCGTGCAGCGAGACAGACTGTGCTGGAGAGAAAAGCTCATCTGGAGAACCAACAGCGGACACAGACACAGCTGAGGAGAGAGATCGAG ATTCAGGAGCGCAGATGCGAGGCCATCCTGAAGCGGCTGCGCAGTCAGCTGAAGAAAGCTCAGTCTGGACACCGTCAGCTGCGCAGTGA
- the LOC128016093 gene encoding SLAIN motif-containing protein 1 isoform X2 yields the protein MEAAVLKPRMMADARVEREVQKLQELVRKLERQNEQLRTRANIVPPSPACLRATSRCIPSPAPSLACQYFPPDDPFPYFQPHSAADDEDDEEDEEDELMLLELERVSPSGESEETWLYESPRSHLWSGAGLDALQWTRHVLDQLRPELDAGRHSLGQRLESGRSVRRGVDGDVSEPDRDSVTPGYRLQDLTDVQVMARLQEESLRQDYASSSSSSSSSSVNRRSASFSFQFGQRGDLHLNEEEEDEDEDYGQLPPPQPRLSRAGALPHSQTFSSLRDWTRSSTPRSSAAPQTQMQTQTQTGLRSSSDKLRRSMPNLLVSAALSPVSSSPALRSSQSFESSGSLTVTRLQSSIPAPAPLQNRVQSLGSFSSRQPLKATAYVSPTIKSSSVSLQSLSVSEIPKSPVSQVLSRSGLPRPASFIASSSSSRSRLTAPVRSLLTPPRSWREGCF from the exons ATGGAGGCGGCGGTGCTGAAGCCGCGGATGATGGCGGATGCTCGCGTGGAGCGGGAGGTGCAGAAGCTGCAGGAGCTCGTGCGGAAACTGGAGCGGCAGAACGAGCAGCTGCGGACGCGCGCGAACATCGTTCCGCCCTCACCGGCGTGCTTGCGCGCGACCTCCCGCTGCATCCCGAGCCCGGCGCCGAGCCTCGCGTGCCAGTATTTCCCGCCGGACGATCCGTTCCCGTATTTCCAGCCGCATTCCGCCGCGGATGACGAggatgatgaagaagatgaagagGACGAGCTGATGCTGCTGGAGCTGGAGCGCGTGAGTCCGAGCGGAGAGTCTGAAGAGACCTG GCTCTACGAGTCTCCCAGGTCTCATCTGTGGTCCGGCGCCGGGCTGGACGCTCTGCAGTGGACTCGACATGTTCTGGATCAGCTGCGGCCCGAGCTGGACGCTGGACGACACTCGCTCGGCCAAAGACTGGAGTCTG GACGCAGCGTCCGGCGCGGTGTGGACGGTGATGTGAGCGAGCCGGACCGTGACTCTGTGACTCCCGGTTACCGTCTGCAGGACCTCACGGACGTCCAGGTGATGGCCCGACTGCAGGAGGAGA GTTTGCGTCAGGACtacgcctcttcctcctcctcttcctcttcttcttctgtgaACCGTCGCAGTGCCAGCTTCTCCTTCCAGTTTGGCCAGCGTGGTGATTTGCACCTaaacgaggaggaggaggatgaggatgaagattACGGTCAGTTACCGCCGCCGCAGCCGCGTCTGAGTCGAGCCGGAGCTCTGCCGCATTCACAGACCTTCAGCAGCCTCAGAGACTGGACACGCAGCAGCACGCCTCGCTCCAGCGCAGCCCCGCAGACGCAGATGCAGACGCAGACGCAGACGGGCCTCCGGAGCAGCTCAG ATAAGCTGAGGAGGAGTATGCCGAACCTGCTGGTGTCTGCGGCTCTGAGTCCGGTGTCGTCGAGTCCAGCGCTGAGGAGCAGCCAGAGCTTCGAGTCGTCCGGTTCTCTGACCGTGACTCGTCTCCAGAGCAGCA tccctgctccagcgccgctgcaGAACCGCGTGCAGAGCCTCGGGAGCTTCTCGTCCCGTCAGCCGCTCAAAGCCACCGCATACGTCAGCCCCACCATCAAGAGCTCCTCGGTCAGCTTACAGAGTCTGTCGGTCAGCGAGATCCCTAAATCGCCCGTGTCTCAGGTCCTGTCCCGCAGCGGTCTCCCGCGGCCCGCGTCCTTCATCGCCAGCAGCTCCAGCTCTCGCAGCAGACTGACCGCACCTGTGCGCAG tctgcTGACTCCCCCCAGGAGCTGGCGCGAGGGCTGTTTCTGA